From a region of the Geothrix sp. 21YS21S-2 genome:
- a CDS encoding S-methyl-5'-thioadenosine phosphorylase, which produces MSEKGGRTVIGFIGGSGVYDLEGLSHQRWEKVKSPFGEPSDELLFGDLDGQPLVFLPRHGRGHRISPSMINYRANIDALKRAGVTDLVSVSAVGSLREDLKPGTFVIADQFIDRTFAREKSFFGSGLVAHISMAHPVCSRLGDHLEAAAAEAGIEAVRGGTYLVMEGPQFSTLAESRLYRSWGCDVIGMTNMPEAKLAREAELCYATVAMVTDYDCWHPDHDHVTVDAIVKVLLANADRARSLAGHAVPRIQADAKAPACSCRTALEHALITAPGHRDPELLRNLDAVAGRVLGPR; this is translated from the coding sequence ATGAGCGAAAAGGGCGGCCGGACGGTCATCGGGTTCATCGGGGGCAGCGGGGTCTATGACCTGGAGGGCCTTTCCCATCAGCGCTGGGAGAAGGTGAAGTCTCCCTTTGGCGAACCCTCGGATGAACTGCTGTTCGGGGACCTGGACGGGCAGCCCCTGGTGTTCCTTCCCCGCCATGGCCGGGGGCACCGGATCTCGCCGTCGATGATCAACTACCGGGCCAACATCGACGCCCTGAAACGGGCCGGCGTCACCGACCTGGTCTCGGTGAGCGCGGTGGGTTCCCTGCGGGAGGACCTCAAGCCGGGCACCTTCGTCATCGCCGACCAGTTCATCGACCGGACCTTCGCCCGGGAGAAGAGCTTCTTCGGCAGCGGCCTGGTGGCCCACATCTCCATGGCCCACCCGGTGTGCAGCCGCCTGGGCGATCACCTGGAGGCCGCGGCCGCCGAGGCGGGCATCGAGGCGGTGCGGGGCGGCACCTACCTGGTGATGGAGGGACCCCAGTTCTCCACCCTGGCCGAATCCAGGCTCTACCGGTCCTGGGGCTGCGACGTGATCGGGATGACCAACATGCCGGAGGCCAAGCTGGCCCGGGAGGCGGAGCTCTGCTACGCCACGGTCGCCATGGTGACGGACTACGACTGCTGGCACCCGGACCACGACCACGTGACGGTGGACGCCATCGTCAAGGTGCTGCTGGCCAACGCCGACCGGGCCCGCAGTCTGGCCGGGCACGCGGTGCCCCGGATCCAGGCCGATGCCAAGGCGCCCGCATGCTCCTGCCGCACCGCCCTGGAGCATGCCCTCATCACCGCTCCGGGCCACCGGGATCCGGAACTTCTGCGCAACCTCGACGCGGTCGCCGGGCGCGTGCTGGGTCCGCGCTGA
- a CDS encoding SgcJ/EcaC family oxidoreductase codes for MGSDEQEIREVHSTWLGAVNDGNLARLLTLMADDAVFLGPGQAPFGRDGFSANFSAARQRIRFLCTSELEEVVVVGAVAYTRSRDTLSVTRPGSGERTRLAGHRITIYRKQADGRWLLARDAHTLSPG; via the coding sequence ATGGGATCCGATGAACAAGAAATCCGTGAGGTTCATTCGACCTGGCTGGGCGCCGTCAATGACGGCAATCTGGCCCGCCTACTCACCTTGATGGCGGACGATGCCGTATTCCTCGGTCCCGGCCAGGCGCCATTCGGCCGGGATGGATTCTCAGCCAACTTCTCGGCAGCTCGCCAACGGATACGGTTCCTGTGCACCAGCGAACTGGAGGAGGTCGTGGTCGTCGGCGCAGTCGCGTATACGCGGAGCCGGGACACGTTGTCGGTCACCCGGCCCGGAAGTGGGGAAAGGACCCGGTTGGCCGGCCATCGGATAACGATCTACCGCAAACAGGCGGATGGCCGGTGGCTCCTGGCCCGCGATGCCCATACGTTGTCCCCCGGTTGA
- a CDS encoding RidA family protein, with protein MRAEQRIKELGIDLPAGGAPAGNYVSVVQSGNLLFTSGRAPLPIDGKKPKGRLGSEYSTAQGYAFARSACIDLISALKDHLGSLDRVVRFVELHGSINATAEFEEHAKVLDGASDLLVEVFGPAGVHVRSVIGVNSLRNGVPLTVKATVEIKEG; from the coding sequence ATGCGTGCTGAACAACGAATCAAGGAGCTTGGAATCGATCTCCCCGCCGGCGGCGCACCTGCGGGCAATTACGTGTCGGTCGTGCAGTCCGGGAATCTCCTGTTCACCTCGGGCCGGGCGCCTCTGCCCATCGACGGGAAAAAGCCAAAGGGCCGCCTGGGGAGTGAATACTCCACCGCCCAGGGCTACGCCTTCGCCCGTTCCGCCTGCATAGATCTGATTTCGGCATTGAAGGATCACCTCGGTTCGCTTGACAGGGTCGTCCGATTCGTCGAGCTCCACGGTTCGATCAACGCGACCGCCGAATTCGAAGAGCATGCAAAGGTCCTGGATGGTGCCTCCGACCTGCTGGTGGAGGTTTTCGGCCCGGCAGGTGTTCATGTCCGCTCCGTCATCGGGGTGAATTCGCTTCGCAACGGCGTGCCACTGACCGTCAAGGCCACGGTTGAAATCAAGGAAGGGTGA
- a CDS encoding VOC family protein yields the protein MNRVTGIGGIFFKAKDPVALRAWYQKHLGIDVQAWGGAAFSWADSQGTPTGGTTIWSIGGEEGEGFAPSKASFMINYRVENLQALVAVLRTEGCNVLEKVEASEYGIFAWVIDPEGNKVELWEPPAGQ from the coding sequence ATGAACAGAGTCACGGGTATCGGTGGAATCTTCTTCAAGGCAAAGGACCCGGTCGCACTTCGGGCCTGGTACCAGAAGCACCTGGGGATCGATGTCCAGGCCTGGGGCGGGGCGGCATTCAGCTGGGCCGACAGCCAGGGGACCCCCACGGGGGGAACGACGATCTGGAGCATCGGGGGCGAAGAGGGGGAGGGCTTCGCCCCGAGCAAGGCCTCCTTCATGATCAATTACCGGGTCGAGAACCTTCAGGCCCTCGTAGCGGTCCTGCGGACGGAGGGCTGCAACGTCCTCGAGAAGGTCGAAGCGTCGGAATACGGCATCTTCGCCTGGGTCATCGACCCCGAGGGGAACAAGGTGGAACTCTGGGAACCCCCGGCCGGCCAGTGA
- a CDS encoding VOC family protein has translation MARNVICLWYDDAAEEAARFYARTFPDSALKAVHRAPGDFPGGKEGQVLTVEFTVLGLPCLGLNGGPHFRHSEAFSFQIVTEDQEETDRYWDAIVGNGGTESACGWCKDRWGLSWQITPRVLLEATTGPDPAAAKRAFEAMMGMTRIDIAVIEAARSGTARSWPAGRPSG, from the coding sequence ATGGCCAGGAACGTGATCTGCCTCTGGTATGACGACGCGGCTGAAGAAGCGGCCAGGTTCTACGCGCGCACGTTTCCGGACAGCGCCCTGAAAGCCGTTCACCGCGCTCCTGGCGATTTTCCGGGGGGCAAGGAGGGGCAGGTCCTCACGGTCGAGTTCACGGTGCTGGGCCTGCCCTGCCTTGGCCTGAATGGCGGTCCGCATTTCAGGCACAGCGAAGCCTTTTCCTTCCAGATCGTCACCGAGGACCAGGAGGAGACGGACCGCTACTGGGATGCCATCGTCGGGAATGGCGGCACCGAGAGCGCCTGCGGGTGGTGCAAGGACAGATGGGGCCTGTCCTGGCAGATCACGCCCCGCGTCCTGCTGGAGGCGACGACCGGTCCCGATCCTGCGGCAGCGAAGCGCGCGTTTGAGGCGATGATGGGAATGACGAGGATCGATATCGCCGTGATCGAGGCCGCACGTTCCGGAACCGCGCGGTCCTGGCCTGCCGGCAGGCCATCCGGTTGA
- a CDS encoding TOPRIM nucleotidyl transferase/hydrolase domain-containing protein, with protein MAPATMIRTLVLVEGDSDAAAVRALADLVGCDLGSRRIQIWPAGGVTNFPKVLAELVRGNPRAGFCGLYDVADERHVRRALENASLGAAPHESLDASGFFACVDDLEDELIRALGTGAVERVLEAQAELNSFRRFQAMPQHRHSPVHRQLRRFLGTRATRKIRCAQSLVEAMDPGQLPSPLVQLAARLLGPTSR; from the coding sequence ATGGCACCCGCGACCATGATCCGGACCCTGGTGCTCGTCGAAGGCGACAGCGATGCGGCCGCGGTCCGCGCGCTGGCCGATCTCGTCGGTTGCGACCTGGGCTCACGTCGCATCCAGATCTGGCCGGCGGGCGGCGTCACCAACTTCCCGAAGGTGCTGGCGGAGCTTGTGCGCGGAAACCCCCGTGCGGGTTTCTGCGGCCTGTACGACGTCGCCGACGAGCGGCACGTCCGCCGTGCGCTCGAGAACGCCTCCCTTGGGGCCGCCCCCCACGAATCCCTGGATGCGTCCGGCTTCTTCGCGTGCGTCGACGACCTCGAGGACGAACTCATCCGGGCCCTGGGAACCGGGGCCGTGGAGCGGGTCCTCGAGGCCCAGGCCGAGCTCAACTCGTTCCGGCGGTTCCAGGCCATGCCCCAGCACCGCCATTCCCCGGTGCATCGCCAGCTGCGCCGCTTCCTGGGAACCCGGGCGACGCGGAAGATCCGTTGCGCGCAGAGCCTCGTGGAAGCCATGGATCCTGGCCAGCTGCCGTCCCCCCTGGTTCAGCTCGCGGCCAGGCTGCTGGGGCCGACCTCCCGGTGA
- a CDS encoding transposase, which produces MRKPKLTDEQIVALLREAERGENTITELCKKAGVSEVTFYRWRNKFSGNTVQDVRKLKQLEKDNARLLRLLGQRDVEIDAMKELLAKKW; this is translated from the coding sequence ATGCGCAAGCCCAAGCTCACCGACGAGCAGATCGTCGCCCTTCTGCGTGAGGCAGAACGAGGCGAAAACACCATCACCGAGCTTTGCAAAAAGGCCGGCGTCTCCGAGGTGACCTTCTACCGGTGGCGGAACAAGTTCTCCGGGAACACCGTGCAGGACGTCCGGAAGCTCAAGCAGTTGGAGAAGGACAACGCTCGCCTCCTGCGGCTCCTTGGGCAGCGGGACGTCGAGATCGACGCCATGAAGGAACTGCTCGCAAAAAAATGGTGA
- a CDS encoding IS3 family transposase, translating into MVSAPQKREGVRLLKAEGISERRIAVLLGITRTGQRYQARPKPQDHQADLIKALSAEHPRYGQNRVWALLRRSGVVINIKAVNRIWQKYGLQVSRRPRRKKIRTGDSVPRKAEFINHVWTYDFVFDWSFNGVSLKFLTLEDEFTRESLAIEVGHTFNSLQVRGVLARVFQERGVPKFLRSDNGSEFIAIDLKLWIGDLGIDTHLIDPGKPWQNGYAESFNARFRDECLNQETFHGVREAAVIIKAFSKRYNECHPHSSLGFYTPREFARLSKSGALPPDPRDLPPWGLPAVSKRTARGPLAPAVQAPGMALESDPSGALSSTQAAEKVS; encoded by the coding sequence ATGGTGAGCGCTCCTCAGAAACGCGAGGGGGTAAGGCTCTTGAAGGCTGAAGGGATTTCGGAGCGCAGGATCGCTGTGCTTCTGGGCATCACAAGGACTGGGCAGCGCTACCAAGCCCGGCCCAAGCCCCAGGACCACCAGGCTGACCTGATCAAGGCCCTGAGCGCCGAACACCCTCGCTACGGGCAGAACCGCGTCTGGGCCCTGCTCCGGCGCAGCGGCGTCGTCATCAACATCAAAGCCGTGAACCGCATCTGGCAGAAGTACGGCCTTCAGGTTTCTCGGCGGCCAAGGCGGAAGAAAATCAGGACCGGGGACAGCGTTCCTCGGAAGGCCGAGTTCATCAACCATGTCTGGACCTACGACTTCGTCTTCGACTGGTCGTTCAATGGCGTCTCCTTGAAGTTCCTGACCTTGGAAGACGAGTTCACTCGGGAGTCGCTGGCCATCGAGGTTGGGCACACCTTCAATTCCCTTCAGGTCCGTGGCGTGCTGGCCCGGGTCTTCCAGGAGCGCGGCGTACCCAAGTTCTTGCGCAGCGACAACGGCTCAGAGTTCATCGCCATCGACCTGAAATTATGGATCGGGGACCTGGGCATCGACACTCACCTCATCGACCCCGGCAAGCCCTGGCAGAACGGCTACGCCGAGAGCTTCAACGCCAGGTTCCGGGACGAATGCCTTAACCAGGAAACCTTCCACGGCGTGCGGGAGGCCGCCGTCATCATCAAGGCCTTCAGCAAGCGATACAACGAGTGCCACCCGCATTCCAGCCTCGGATTCTATACGCCCAGGGAGTTTGCCCGGCTTTCCAAGTCGGGGGCTCTGCCCCCGGACCCCCGGGATTTACCGCCTTGGGGCCTACCCGCGGTCAGCAAGAGGACCGCACGCGGCCCCCTTGCTCCTGCAGTGCAGGCCCCTGGGATGGCGCTCGAGTCGGATCCCTCCGGCGCTCTATCCTCCACCCAGGCAGCGGAGAAGGTATCATGA